One segment of Nyctibius grandis isolate bNycGra1 chromosome 11, bNycGra1.pri, whole genome shotgun sequence DNA contains the following:
- the MAP2K1 gene encoding dual specificity mitogen-activated protein kinase kinase 1 gives MPKKKPGPIQLNPAPDGSAVNGTSSAETNLEALQKKLEELELDEQQRKRLEAFLTQKQKVGELKDDDFEKISELGAGNGGVVFKVSHKPSGLIMARKLIHLEIKPAIRNQIIRELQVLHECNSPYIVGFYGAFYSDGEISICMEHMDGGSLDQVLKKAGRIPEQILGKVSIAVIKGLTYLREKHKIMHRDVKPSNILVNSRGEIKLCDFGVSGQLIDSMANSFVGTRSYMSPERLQGTHYSVQSDIWSMGLSLVEMAIGRYPIPPPDSKELELMFGCPVEGDSPVTETSPRQRTPGRPVSSYGPDSRPPMAIFELLDYIVNEPPPKLPNGVFGSEFQDFVNKCLIKNPAERADLKQLMIHAFIKRSEAEEVDFAGWLCSTIGLNQPSTPTHAAGV, from the exons GACAAATTTGGAAGCACTTCAGAAGAAGCTGGAAGAGTTAGAGCTGGATGAACAGCAACGAAAGCGCCTTGAAGCTTTCCTTACCCAGAAACAAAAAGTTGGAGAGCTGAAGGATGATGACTTTGAGAAGATCAGTGAGCTGGGAGCAGGAAATGGCGGTGTGGTCTTCAAAGTATCTCACAAGCCTTCTGGTCTCATAATGGCAAGAAAG TTAATTCATCTAGAGATCAAGCCAGCTATTCGAAACCAGATCATTCGTGAGCTGCAAGTTCTACATGAGTGCAACTCTCCATACATAGTGGGCTTTTATGGAGCTTTTTACAGCGATGGAGAAATCAGCATTTGCATGGAACATATG GATGGTGGCTCCTTGGATCAAGTACTGAAAAAGGCTGGAAGAATTCCAGAGCAGATCCTGGGCAAAGTTAGCATTGCG gTAATAAAAGGACTCACATATCTGagagaaaagcataaaataatgCACAGAG atgttaAACCATCTAACATTTTGGTAAACTCTAGAGGTGAAATCAAGCTTTGTGATTTTGGTGTCAGTGGACAACTGATAGATTCTATGGCGAACTCCTTTGTTGGCACACGCTCCTACATGTCT ccgGAAAGACTACAGGGAACTCATTATTCAGTGCAATCAGATATATGGAGTATGGGGTTGTCACTGGTAGAAATGGCTATTGGCAGATACCCGATTCCTCCTCCTGACTCGAAGGAGCTTGAATTAATGTTTGGCTGCCCAGTAGAGGGAGATTCTCCAGTCACAGAGACCTCACCCAGGCAAAGAACACCCGGTCGACCAGTGAGCT CCTATGGACCAGACAGCAGACCCCCAATGGCAATCTTTGAACTTCTTGATTACATCGTCAATGAG cCACCTCCAAAACTGCCCAACGGTGTTTTTGGTTCTGAATTTCAAGATTTTGTTAACAAATG tttaattaaaaatcctgCTGAGAGAGCTGATTTGAAGCAGCTGATG ATTCATGCTTTCATTAAGAGATCTGAAGCGGAGGAGGTGGATTTTGCGGGGTGGCTTTGTTCAACCATAGGCCTTAACCAACCGAGCACACCCACGCATGCTGCTGGAGTCTGA
- the RPL4 gene encoding large ribosomal subunit protein uL4, translating into MACARPLISVYSEKGEASGKNVTLPAVFKAPIRPDVVNFVHTNLRKNNRQPYAVSELAGHQTSAESWGTGRAVARIPRVRGGGTHRSGQGAFGNMCRGGRMFAPTKTWRRWHRRVNITQKRYAICSALAASALPALVMSKGHRIEEIPELPLVVEDKVESYKKTKEAVLLLKKLKAWNDIKKVYASQRMRAGKGKMRNRRRIQRRGPCIIYNEDNGIIRAFRNIPGITLLDVNKLNLLRLAPGGHVGRFCIWTESAFRKLDDLYGTWRKAATLKSDYNLPMHKMTNTDIGRIMRSQEIQKALRAPKKKIRRRVLKKNPLKNLRIMIKLNPYAKTMRRNTILRHAQNHKLKEEKKAKAKAKLEAKASAEPGAEAAAKTAKTTAKAKTAAKAKAEA; encoded by the exons ATG gcTTGCGCTCGACCGTTAATATCTGTCTACTCTGAGAAGGGGGAAGCATCAGGCAAAAACGTCACCTTGCCTGCTGTGTTCAAGGCTCCCATTCGCCCCGATGTCGTGAATTTCGTGCACACCAATTTGCGCAAGAACAACAGGCAGCCCTACGCTGTCAGCGAGCTCGCAG GTCATCAGACCAGTGCCGAATCTTGGGGTACGGGGAGAGCCGTTGCTCGTATTCCTCGCGTACGAGGTGGTGGAACGCACCGCTCTGGCCAGGGTGCCTTTGGAAAC ATGTGCCGTGGGGGACGCATGTTTGCCCCCACCAAGACTTGGCGCCGCTGGCACCGTCGAGTGAACATAACTCAGAAGCGTTACGCTATCTGTTCTGCTCTGGCAGCATCTGCTCTTCCAGCGCTGGTCATGTCCAAAG GCCACCGCATCGAGGAGATTCCAGAACTTCCTCTGGTTGTTGAGGACAAAGTTGAGAGCTACAAGAAAACCAAGGAAGCTGTGCTCCTTCTGAAGAAGCTTAAAGCTTGGAATGACATCAAAAAG GTTTATGCCTCCCAGCGTATGCGGGctggaaaaggtaaaatgagGAACCGCCGTCGCATCCAGCGCAGGGGACCCTGCATCATCTACAACGAGGACAACGGTATCATTAGAGCTTTCCGGAATATCCCAG GAATTACTCTTCTTGATGTGAACAAGCTGAACCTGCTGCGACTCGCTCCCGGCGGCCACGTTGGGCGTTTCTGCATTTGGACAGAGAGCGCCTTCCGCAAGCTGGATGATCTGTACGGCACCTGGCGCAAAGCCGCCACGCTGAAGAGCGACTACAA CCTGCCAATGCACAAGATGACCAACACGGACATTGGAAGAATCATGAGAAGCCAGGAGATCCAGAAGGCGCTGCGTGCTCCAAA GAAAAAGATCCGCCGCAGAGTCCTGAAGAAGAATCCACTGAAGAACCTGAGAATCATGATCAAGTTGAACCCGTATGCCAAAACGATGCGCCGCAACACCATTCTGCGCCACGCACAAAAC cATAAACttaaggaagagaagaaagccaAGGCCAAGGCCAAGCTTGAGGCCAAGGCCTCAGCTGAGCCtggggcagaggctgcagccaaGACTGCCAAGACCACGGCGAAGGCCAAGACTGCGGCGAAGGCCAAGGCGGAAGCGTAG
- the SNAPC5 gene encoding snRNA-activating protein complex subunit 5, which yields MLSRLQELRKEEETLLRVKAALHDQLTRLKVEELALQSMIRSREENGPVSSPAAAEETQKILGQMDNEAAINQTELHLSLQDHEEQEEEEKEESDS from the exons ATGCTGAGCCGCCTGCAGGAGCTGCGCAAGGAGGAGGAGACGCTGCTGCGGGTGAAGGCGGCGCTGCACGACCAGCTCACCCGCCTCAAG GTGGAAGAGCTGGCGCTGCAGTCCATGATCAGGTCCAGAGAGGAGAACGGCCCAGTCTCTTCGCCAGCGGCTGCAGAGGAGACTCAAAAA ATTCTTGGGCAGATGGACAACGAGGCTGCTATCAATCAAACTGAATTACACCTAAGTCTTCAAGATCATGAagaacaggaggaggaagagaaggaggagtctgattcttga